The following proteins come from a genomic window of Polaribacter dokdonensis:
- a CDS encoding M42 family metallopeptidase — translation MSDKSILNKESLAFLEKYLNNASPTGYEWEGQKIWMNYLKPYVDEFITDTYGSAVGVINPDAKYKVVIEGHADEISWYVNYITDNGLIYVIRNGGSDHQIAPSKIVNIHTKNGIVKGVFGWPAIHTRDKSNEQAPKPDNITIDVGCANKEEVLALGIHVGCVITYPDEFHVLNGDKFVCRALDNRMGGFMIAEVGRLLKENNIELPFGLYITNSVQEEIGLRGAEMITQTIKPNVAIVTDVTHDTTTPMIEMKKAGHLEIGKGPVVAYAPAVQQKLRDLIIDAAEAKDIPFQRSALSRATGTDTDAFAYSNGGVASALISLPLRYMHTTVEMVHRNDVENVIKMIYEALLQIKDGDTFSYFE, via the coding sequence ATGTCAGATAAATCAATATTAAATAAAGAATCGCTAGCGTTTTTAGAGAAATATTTAAATAATGCATCTCCAACTGGTTATGAATGGGAAGGTCAAAAAATTTGGATGAACTACCTAAAACCTTATGTAGATGAATTTATTACAGATACCTATGGTTCTGCTGTAGGTGTTATAAATCCTGATGCAAAATACAAAGTAGTTATAGAAGGGCATGCAGATGAAATTTCTTGGTATGTAAATTACATTACTGATAATGGTTTAATTTATGTAATAAGAAATGGAGGATCAGACCATCAAATAGCACCAAGTAAAATTGTGAATATTCACACAAAAAACGGTATCGTAAAAGGTGTTTTTGGATGGCCTGCAATACACACTAGAGATAAATCTAATGAGCAAGCACCAAAACCAGATAACATTACCATAGATGTTGGTTGTGCAAATAAAGAAGAAGTTTTAGCTTTAGGTATTCATGTAGGCTGTGTAATTACTTATCCTGATGAATTTCACGTATTAAATGGAGACAAGTTTGTTTGTAGAGCTTTAGACAATAGAATGGGTGGCTTTATGATTGCTGAAGTTGGTAGGTTGTTAAAAGAAAATAATATTGAGTTACCTTTTGGACTTTACATAACCAATTCTGTGCAAGAAGAAATAGGTTTACGAGGTGCAGAAATGATTACCCAAACCATAAAACCTAATGTTGCCATAGTTACAGATGTAACTCATGATACAACAACACCTATGATTGAAATGAAAAAAGCTGGGCATTTAGAAATTGGAAAAGGGCCAGTTGTTGCTTATGCACCTGCAGTTCAGCAAAAATTAAGAGATTTAATTATAGATGCTGCAGAAGCTAAAGACATTCCTTTTCAAAGATCTGCACTTTCTAGAGCAACAGGTACAGATACAGATGCTTTTGCTTATAGTAATGGAGGGGTTGCATCTGCTCTAATTTCTTTACCTTTAAGATACATGCATACCACTGTAGAAATGGTTCATAGAAATGATGTAGAAAATGTAATTAAAATGATTTACGAAGCATTATTACAAATTAAAGACGGAGATACTTTCTCTTATTTTGAATAA